From the genome of Oryza glaberrima chromosome 1, OglaRS2, whole genome shotgun sequence:
CCATAGCGATACTGCTTGCCATCGATGCCTGCCTCCGGTGGGATTGGTGGTCATTGGAAGATCTTGGGGAACTATGGTCACATGGTGGCAGTGGGAAGCCACATAAACCAGTGTTATTCTCATACTGGCTCTTCGGAAATGTGGCAAGGGAACCAAGCTCTGGAATTGTTCCATTCAGCTGATTATTTGACAGATTGATCTCCGACAAGGAAAGTGCCGAGAAAGAGTTGGGTATTGGCCCTTCCAACTGGTTATACGACAGGTCAAGCACCGCAAGCTTCTTGGCCTCTGCTAGCCGCGATGGGATGGTACCTGACAGTAGGTTGTGCCCAAGATTCATGATCAGGAGGTAGAACATGTCCCCCAGCTCGCCAGGAATCGCCGAGTCCAGCTGATTATATGACAAATCGAGAAATATCATCGAACCATTCTTGTTGAAGGTGTACTCCGTGCTCCCCACATACATTCTTGTGAAGTTGCACAGCTTCTTGCTCGGCATCCGACTGAGGTCATCAGGTCGGATGCTGGTAAACTCCAGCAAGCTCCCCTTGCCACGGCACTCGCTGCTCAGCTCGTCGTTGCGAAGATAAACGTAAGGCCGTCCAACTATGAGGCCAACATTCATCTTCCCAGACTGTTTGGCCAGCTCTTTGGGTATTGATCCATTCAGCTGATTGCTATTCAGGTCCAGCCACACCAAGCTCTGGCAGTCACCGAGCTCTGGCGGTATAGGCCCCGAGAAGGAATTGTTGCTGAGCTTCAAGATAGCCAAGTAGCTGAGCTTCCCAAGCCATGAAGGGATTGGCCCGGACAGCCGGTTGCTCGCCAAAGAAATCCAGTTCAGCTTGGTGCACTTGGCTAGCTCCGGCGGGATGCTACCCGTGAGCCCGTTGTAGTCGAGGATGAGATGCTCGAGGCCCTGAATGCGCGACAGGGACGCCGGTATCTCGCCCTCCAGCTCGTTCTGCCACAGGATGAGGTCCTGCAGGTTGCCAAGGTCGCCGAGGGATGCCGGGATGGACCCATTGATGTAGTTGAGGCTGAGGTCGAGGGAGACGAGGCTGGTGCAGTTGGAGACGGCGTCTGGGATGCCGCCGGTGAGGTAGTTGTTCTGAAGGTACAGCAGATGGAGCTTGGAGTTGGGATCTTGGCAGAGGGACGACGGGATGGTGCCGGAGAAGGTGTTGGAGCTGAGGTCGAGCTGCTGGAGCTCCGGCAGCGAGGCTACGGTGTCCGGGATGGAGCCGTTGAAGTGGttgaaggagagggagagcgccGTAAGCTGCTGCAGCTTTGCGAAAGCCTCGccggggagctcgccggagaagttGTTGTTGGAGAGGTTGAGGGCGTTGAGCGACGTGAGGCCGGCGATGTCCGGAGGGAACACGCCGGCGAGGTGGTTGAAGGAGAGGTTGAGCACTTTCAGACCGCGGCAGTCGGAAAGTGCCCCGCCGGGCACCTCACCGACGATGAGGTTGCCGGAGAGGTCAAGGTACTGAAGCCCGGAGCAGTTGGTGAACTCCGGGACACCGGAGATCCTGTTCAGGGCAAGGTCCAACCACCGTACTGCCCCGACTCCGGCATCCACCATCCACCGGAGGTCGCTATCGTCGGTGATCTTGTTGTTGGACAAATCAAGCGAGTCCAGCCCGGCAAAGCCcgggccaccaccgccaccgaccTTCGCCGCACCAACCGCATCGCCGGAGAGATTCAGCGTCTTGAGGCCGCCGCAGGCGCCGGCCAGGGCCGCCACGTCGGCGACGGAGCCCCGGAGCGCGGCATTCCCGGACAAATCGAGCGCCTGCAGCTTGCTCCCGCAcctcgcgccgcccgccgccgagagCGCGCCGCTGACGTTGGCGCCGCGGAGGCTCAGCACCTCGACGCTGCCGAGCTGCAGCAGGGTGGCCGCGACGGCGCGGAACTCGGCATTGAgcggcacgccggcgagcgacagCGACGTGAGCCTCCCGTTCCGGCACCCGGCCCCCGGGAACCTgcacgcgccgtcgccgccgctccacccctTGAGCGCCGCCTGGTTCGGCACCGCCTGCCTGAACTCCTCGAGCAGCTGggcgtcgtcggccgccgccgcccccctcaccaccaccgccgccgccacaaacAGTGCCGCTATCGCTGCCCACAAGGAATCCATGTACGAGCGAGCTCACTGCCTCACGACCATTAGAGAGAGAACCTGGCCTGCTGCGAGAGCGGCGGTAGAGAGAGAAAGTAGAGAGACAGAGAAGGGGGAGAGTGGGAAgtgatgaggaggagatggagagagagagaaagagaagcgAAGAAGAAAGACGCAAACACAGTAGAGGGGGAGAGCAATTAACAGCTGTAGGTGAGGGAGGAGTGGTGGGGTGGGGTCACATGGCATGTGCTCTCGCCTGCGAATCGCAGCCCCCCCGCGCGCTTAAGCCGGGTGAGGAGGAGAGCAGAGGAGAGGTTAAGTATTCTAATCCCCCGCGCTTATCCGCGGCTTAGGCGAGGTTAAATCCCGATCCGATCCGACGGCCGGGGACAGCCGGTGGTCTGCTCGAGGCGCGGTCACGTGCCGTCGCGAGGGGGAGGGTTGCGCGCCGGATTGACCGGACTGCCCTCGCGCGGCGCTGCGGCGGGCTCGTGGGCAGCGCGGGGATTTCACGCCTGTGGTGTGGCCTCGCGCGGATGGGCGCGGGTCGCGTTCCGAGCGTGCGGAATCCCTGGGCGGGCGTGGACTCGTGGAGGGAACCGGACGCGTGGGCTTGCGTTGCTTCGCGAAGGGTTTTTTGTCTTTAATTTCCGAAGTGGGGTGGTAGATCCGATCCGGGAGCCGAAGAAGCGTGCGGTGGAGGCTGCGGCGTGCGACCTTTTTTTCAGGGTGCTCCGCTTCCCCAATATGCCCACGACGACGTTGTCACTTGTCACTAgggtggaaacgagccgagcgGCTCGGCTTGCAATGGCTCGCAACAAGCTAGTctcggcttggctcggctcggttaCGAAAACGAGCTAAAATATGAgtttggctcggctcgtttctgGCTCGAGCTAGCTCAAGCTGGCTTGCGAGCCTTCCATTGAAgctatataatttataatcatTAAGAAAAAGTAATAACAAATAATCaatatgtaaaattaaaataactttatatattcaattcatcaaaatataaatgataaattacatattgacaaataataacttcactagaaaataaaatcacCCATATAATTAATGACAGCGTAGTCTCACGAGCCAAATCAAGCGACTCGTGAGCCAGCTCGGACTCGGCTCGTTTCAGAAACGAGCTAGAAAGGACGCTTAGGCTTGGCTCGTTTGGTAttcaagccgagccgagctaagcgagctcgagccaagcccgagctgagctCGCGAGCCCAAACTTTTTTTCCACCCTTTCTTGTCACGGAGCCGACGGTGCAGTGATCGCCTGATCAGGGGGGAGGGGATCGCGTACGTACGTTTCCCTGCCCTGACAGGCGTGAGATCGTCACACGCCGCGGATACACTGCGCCgtgaaaataaagataaaggTTTCCTAGCAAAAGGAAGATAAATTTTGGCTAGAAAAAGATTAATGGTACATGCACTTTCAGGTTTTACTGACCATTTACAAGATATTGTCGTACAGTGTTCAATGGAATCAATTGTGTGACAATAAGATCTTCCTTGGTATGACCTGAGACAGTAAGAATTGTGTACGCATGTTAGAGGTACTTATCAGATGTATATGTCTATGAAAAGGAATGAGAACTCTATATCGGAGCACATATCATAAACCTTGATTCAAAATAATGAATTGACCATGAGAATTTCCTGACAAAATCAACCTAAACTATCCATGCATTGGGGGTCAGATCGACAATTGGTTAATAAATGTGCTAAGGATGGTAAAAGAAGCAAATTTTGTTTATGTACTCTATATATACTAGACTAAATTAAACCAGTGGATAAGGGGGCAGTCCAATGTTGCAGTGGGTTTCAAGATAGAGAATTTTACGTATACACTGTATTAGTATAATATCTATAGTCGGTATAAGTGATCAATGGGTTTAGATTAAATTGTTATCACATCTTTTAATCTTGTGACAAAATTCTAAATTGTCCTTATTATACCGACAATATATACTAACAATATACTATGCATTAAGTAAAAGTTCTCTCGAGGTATTGCTTACCGGCAACCGCACCTCAATTTACTTCATATTCAGGGGACATGAGAAATCAAGAATTAAGAAACCATTGAGACGGTGTTTgatatgaagataaagattaagtgtttcatgtaaaacgaggtgataataacgtgtgattaatcgagttttaattattacaaatttaaaattggattaatctgatattttagaacaacttttgtataaaaagttttcgcacgaaacacgccgtttagtagtttgaaaaacgtgccacttttatccaaaaatttatccacttttttttatggaatCTAACGGGGCCTGAGTAGCTTTGGTGAGAATTTGATGGGTTTATCAAGTTTCTGCTTCTAATCCCTTTACTATATATTATGACTACATATTCTTGAAAATTATGAGAGAATCTAAACAGTTTAAGGGAGGTAGATATTATGAAATAAGTTACGGTTACTAGAAACTCTCAGGCAAAGCTTAAGATGATACGATCTCCGCTACTGAAATATCTCTCCTCAGTGCTGTAGcatctactcccttcgtcttatattatattaatttattttttctcctctcaTTTATCatagtataaattaatttttaagtaattattgtatcaaaattgtGA
Proteins encoded in this window:
- the LOC127776983 gene encoding brassinosteroid LRR receptor kinase BRI1, whose protein sequence is MDSLWAAIAALFVAAAVVVRGAAAADDAQLLEEFRQAVPNQAALKGWSGGDGACRFPGAGCRNGRLTSLSLAGVPLNAEFRAVAATLLQLGSVEVLSLRGANVSGALSAAGGARCGSKLQALDLSGNAALRGSVADVAALAGACGGLKTLNLSGDAVGAAKVGGGGGPGFAGLDSLDLSNNKITDDSDLRWMVDAGVGAVRWLDLALNRISGVPEFTNCSGLQYLDLSGNLIVGEVPGGALSDCRGLKVLNLSFNHLAGVFPPDIAGLTSLNALNLSNNNFSGELPGEAFAKLQQLTALSLSFNHFNGSIPDTVASLPELQQLDLSSNTFSGTIPSSLCQDPNSKLHLLYLQNNYLTGGIPDAVSNCTSLVSLDLSLNYINGSIPASLGDLGNLQDLILWQNELEGEIPASLSRIQGLEHLILDYNGLTGSIPPELAKCTKLNWISLASNRLSGPIPSWLGKLSYLAILKLSNNSFSGPIPPELGDCQSLVWLDLNSNQLNGSIPKELAKQSGKMNVGLIVGRPYVYLRNDELSSECRGKGSLLEFTSIRPDDLSRMPSKKLCNFTRMYVGSTEYTFNKNGSMIFLDLSYNQLDSAIPGELGDMFYLLIMNLGHNLLSGTIPSRLAEAKKLAVLDLSYNQLEGPIPNSFSALSLSEINLSNNQLNGTIPELGSLATFPKSQYENNTGLCGFPLPPCDHSSPRSSNDHQSHRRQASMASSIAMGLLFSLFCIIVIIIAIGSKRRRLKNEEASTSRDIYIDSRSHSATMNSDWRQNLSGTNLLSINLAAFEKPLQNLTLADLVEATNGFHIACQIGSGGFGDVYKAQLKDGKVVAIKKLIHVSGQGDREFTAEMETIGKIKHRNLVPLLGYCKAGEERLLVYDYMKFGSLEDLLHDRKKIGKKLNWEARRKIAVGAARGLAFLHHNCIPHIIHRDMKSSNVLIDEQLEARVSDFGMARLMSVVDTHLSVSTLAGTPGYVPPEYYQSFRCTTKGDVYSYGVVLLELLTGKPPTDSADFGEDNNLVGWVKQHTKLKITDVFDPELLKEDPSVELELLEHLKIACVCLDDRPSRRPTMLKVMAMFKEIQAGSTVDSKTSSAAAGSIDEGGYGVLDMPLREAKEEKD